A window of Conger conger chromosome 13, fConCon1.1, whole genome shotgun sequence contains these coding sequences:
- the chrd gene encoding chordin: MLRFAGMEILRETIVVLGVMSCVGLHFGLASRMKSPSLPIQSEREPLPSKGLSGCSFGGRFYSLEYTWHPDLGEPFGVMHCVQCHCEPHRNRRGKVFGKVSCKNIKQDCPEPGCEDPVLLPGHCCKTCPKGELDRKQVDSVFDGFEYFQEKVDDLHKSYNDRSYLSSEDISPSESRTDFVALLTGVSDSWLPSSSGVARARFSLSQTSLVFSITFQRMARPSRILFLDADGNTAFEHRVLRGESSESNMICGVWKNLPKAQVRLLQAEQMQVSMATAGSRREEVQGKIIKHRALFAETFSSTLTSEEEHSGMGGIAMLTLSDTENNLHFILMLKGLLQHTDKERPLVPIRVQLQYRQHVLREIQANVTVHDPDFAEVLTDLNSRELFWLSRGQLEIAVETEGRDPRRISGFITGRKSCDTIQSVMSSGDALTPSKTGGVGSAVFHLHDNGTLDYQVQIAGVSSEVVGLTVEMKPRRRSKRSVLYDLSSEYAGGRAAGSWSRMEARHIHMLLQNELFINVATADHQEGELRGQIRALLYSGLDARRHVVPVPLAGQYVYPPVRTGAGGHAWVTIDERCHLHYEIVVAGLSKTDDITVNAHLHGLAEIGELDDNTHKRLLTGFYGSQAQGVLKDMSMELLRHLDKGTAFIQVSTKLNPRGEIRGRVHVPNNCEFGSRAQTDEGEPDDGVSVRDPEELKKDPHTCFFEGQHQAHGSHWTPHYNNCFSCSCQKRTVICDPIICPVLTCTRTIQPEDKCCPLCDERKEPKDVKALEKIEEHPEGCYFEGDQKMHAPGTTWHPFVPPFGYIKCAVCTCKGATGEVHCEKVTCPHLPCAKPVRRSPSDCCKECPEEERRLLDHADMMQADGTPLCKFGKNYYQNTHNWHPHVPLFGEMKCITCWCDHGVTKCQRKTCPVLTCSHIVRREGKCCPECSDELSKEEEDLIKVQENKKTWRP, translated from the exons CATAGGAACAGGCGGGGTAAAGTGTTTGGGAAGGTGAGCTGTAAGAACATCAAACAGGACTGTCCTGAGCCCGGCTGTGAGGATCCGGTCCTTCTCCCTGGGCACTGCTGCAAAACCTGTCCTAAAG GTGAGCTGGACAGGAAACAGGTGGATTCTGTGTTTGATGGTTTCGAGTACTTCCAGGAGAAGGTTGACGACCTGCACAAGTCGTACAACGATCGCTCGTACCTGAGCTCCGAGGACATTTCGCCGAGTGAGAGCAGGACCG ATTTTGTAGCTCTGCTGACGGGAGTGTCAGACTCATGGCTGCCCAGCTCTAGCGGTGTGGCCAGAGCCCGCTTCTCCCTGTCCCAGACCAGCCTGGTCTTCTCCATCACTTTCCAAAG GATGGCACGGCCCAGTCGGATTCTGTTCCTGGATGCGGATGGTAACACTGCATTTGAGCACAGGGTTCTGAGGGGGGAGTCATCGGAGTCCAACATG ATCTGTGGGGTGTGGAAGAACCTGCCCAAGGCTCAGGTGCGCCTCCTGCAGGCTGAACAAATGCAGGTCTCCATGGCGACGGCGGGGAGCAGACGGGAGGAGGTCCAGGGCAAGATAAtcaaacacagagcactgtttgcag aAACCTTCAGCTCAACCCTCACCTCTGAAGAGGAGCATTCTGGGATGGGTGGGATCGCCATGTTGACGCTGAGTGACACTGAGAACAACCTGCACTTCATTCTCATGCTCAAGGGGCttctgcagcacacagacaaag AACGCCCCCTAGTGCCTATCCGTGTGCAACTGCAGTACCGCCAGCACGTCCTGAGGGAAATCCAAGCTAACGTCACCGTGCAT GACCCCGACTTTGCGGAGGTGCTGACCGACCTCAACAGCCGTGAGCTCTTCTGGCTTTCCCGGGGCCAGCTGGAGATCGCCGTGGAGACCGAGGGGCGGGACCCGCGCCGTATCTCAGGGTTCATCACCGGCAGGAAGTCATGTGACA CCATCCAGAGTGTGATGTCCAGCGGCGATGCCCTGACCCCCAGCAAAACGGGCGGAGTCGGCTCGGCGGTATTCCATCTCCATGACAACGGCACTCTGGACTATCAG GTGCAGATAGCGGGCGTGTCGAGCGAGGTGGTGGGCCTGACCGTGGAGATGAAGCCGCGGAGGCGCAGTAAGCGCAGCGTCCTGTACGACCTGAGCTCGGAGTACGCCGGCGGGCGGGCGGCGGGGAGCTGGAGCCGCATGGAGGCCCGTCACATCCACATGCTGCTGCAGAACGAGCTGTTCATCAACGTCGCTACCGCCGACCACCAGGAGGGGGAGCTGCGCGGCCAGATCCGCGCCCTGCTGTACAGCGGCCTGGACGCCCGCCGGCACG TTGTGCCGGTGCCTCTGGCGGGGCAGTACGTGTACCCCCCTGTGAGGACAGGAGCCGGGGGCCACGCCTGGGTGACGATCGACGAGCGCTGTCACCTGCACTACGAGATCGTGGTGGCGGGGCTGAGCAAGACTGACGACATCACCGTCAACGCCCACCTGCACGGGCTGGCTGAGATCGGGGAGCTGGACGACAACACCCACAAGAGACTGCTCACAGGCTTCTACGGCTCTCAG GCCCAGGGGGTGCTGAAGGACATGAGCATGGAGCTGCTGCGTCACTTGGACAAAGGCACGGCCTTCATCCAGGTCAGCACCAAGCTCAACCCCAGAGGAGAGATCCGTGGACGG GTGCACGTGCCGAATAATTGTGAGTTTGGGAGCAGGGCGCAGACGGACGAGGGGGAGCCTGACGACGGTGTCTCCGTGCGGGACCCCGAGGAGCTGAAGAAGGACCCCCACACCTGCTTCTTCGAGGGGCAGCACCAGGCCCACGGCTCCCACTGGACCCCGCACTACAACAACTGCTTCAGCTGCAGCTGCCAG AAGCGAACGGTGATCTGTGACCCCATCATCTGCCCGGTGCTCACCTGCACCCGCACCATTCAGCCTGAGGATAAGTGCTGCCCTCTGTGTGACG AGAGAAAGGAACCAAAGGATGTGAAAGCTCTGGAGAAAATCGAGGAACATCCAGAAG GTTGCTACTTTGAAGGGGACCAGAAGATGCACGCCCCTGGGACCACCTGGCACCCCTTTGTCCCCCCGTTTGGGTACATAAAGTGCGCTGTCTGCACCTGCAAG GGCGCCACCGGAGAGGTCCACTGTGAGAAGGTGACCTGCCCGCACCTCCCCTGCGCCAAACCCGTGCGCCGCAGCCCGTCCGACTGCTGCAAGGAATGCCCCGAGGAGGAACGTCGTCTGCTGGACCACGCGGACATGATGCAGGCCGACGGGACCCCCCTCTGCAAGTTCGGGAAGAACTACTACCAGAACACGCACAACTGGCACCCCCACGTGCCCCTCTTCGGAGAGATGAAGTGCATTACCTGCTGGTGCGAT CATGGCGTGACCAAGTGCCAGAGGAAGACGTGCCCGGTGCTGACCTGCAGCCACATTGTCCGCAGGGAGGGCAAATGCTGCCCGGAGTGCAGTG ACGAGCTTtcgaaggaggaggaggacctgATTAAGGTTCAGGAAAATAAGAAGACCTGGAGACCTTGA